The Altererythrobacter sp. H2 genomic sequence GGCAGAGCCCCGCCCGCTGCGGGCGACCTTGCGGAGCCTGCGGCTCCGTTTATGGGTAGGCTATGACCAGCTCTACTCTCCCCGGCTTCGATCTTGACCGCTTCGTGCGCGAAACCCTTGCCGAAGACCTGGGCGAAGGCCTTCCCGGCGGCGGCCGCGACGTTACCTCGCTCAGCGTGATTCCGGCCGACGCGCGCTTCTCGGGCGTGATGGACAGCCGCGATCCGATCGTCGTCGCCGGGCTGCCGATTGCCGAGGCCTTCTTCCGCGCGCTGGATCCCGAGATGGCGATCGAGCTGCTGGTCGGCGAGGGCGAGGAGGTGCCGCCAGGCACGGACCTGATGCGGCTGGAAGGCAATGCCCGCGCCATGCTGACGGCCGAGCGTAGCGCGCTCAACACCGTCCAGCACCTGTCCGGCATCGCCACCCTGACGCAGCGATATGTCCGCGCGATGGATAATCCCGCCTGCACCCTGCTCGATACCCGCAAGACCATCCCGGGTCTGCGTATCCTTGAAAAGTACGCGGTCCGCATGGGCGGGGGCAGCAACCACCGCATGGGGCTGTGGGATGCAGCGATGATCAAGGACAACCATGTGCTGGTGGCAGGCTCGGTTGGCGAGGCGGTGCGCCGCGCGGTCGAGGCCGGGGTCAGGGAAATCATCTGCGAGGTTGACCGGCTCGACCAGATCGAACCGGCGCTGGTGGCTGGCGCGACCCGCCTGCTGCTCGACAACATGGAACCCGAAACGCTTCGCACCGCCGTGTCGCTGGTCGGCGGGCGGGTGCCGACCGAGGCCAGCGGCGGGATCAACCTCCAGACCATCAAAGCCAAGGCGGCAACCGGCGTGAACTTCGTCTCGGTCGGCCGCCTGACCCAGAGCGCACCGGCCGCCGATATCGGGCTGGACTTCACCGCGCTGTGAGATTGGCCGCCGGACCACGCCCGTTATCGGTCCGACTGTTTGCCGCATCTTTCCTGTGTGCCGCGCTTATCGCCTTCCTGCGCGACCTGTCGGACTGGCAGCGGACCGCGGCGATGATGGCGGCCAAGGTTCCCGACATTTCCTGGACGTGGGATGCCGTGATCGTGCTGCTGTCGGCCCGGCTCTCGATTGCGCTCATTCCCATAGCCCTGGTGTGGTGCGCGGCCAGCAACTTCGCCCGCTGGATGGTGACCCTGCTTGCTCTGGGGAAACTGATCAATGTCCCCCATGCAATCGGTCTGTTGCGCAGCGGAGCCCCGATCGATCCGTGGTGGGCAGTGTCGACTGCGCTAAGCCTGCTTGCAGTGGGGTTCCTTTTCACGCCCGGCGCGCGCGAATGGTTCAGAACGAAGGGGGAAGATCGCGTTGCGGTTTTCAGTTAGCATCGGGCGCTGCCTCTGGCTCTCCGCGCTCCTTGGTGCAGCGCCGCTGCACGCCCAGGCCTATCAATGCCGGATGCCGGAGCGGATTACAGTCCCGCGCATCACGCCCGATGCCGGCGAGCGCCGTGTGCCCGTGACCGGCTATACCCTCGCGCTCAGCTGGGTGCCGGAGTTCTGCAAACCGCGCGAGGGCGAGCCCCGCCATGCAATGCAGTGTTCGGGTAGCAACGGCCGCTTCGGTCTGGTGGTCCACGGGCTGTGGCCGGAGGGGCGCAGCACCTGGCCGCAATGGTGCCGTAGCCCGCGCAGCGTCTCGCCGGTGGAGGCGCGGCAGAACCTGTGCATGATGCCCTCGGCCAATCTGGTCGCGCGCCAGTGGGCCAAGCACGGCAGCTGCATGGCGCGCACGCCGGAGGGCTATTTCAAGGCGACCCGGATCCTGTGGAACAGCCTGGCGCTGCCCGACCTCGACCGCCTCTCGCGCGAAGACGGGCTCACCGCCGGGCGGCTGCGCGAGGCATTCATCCTTTCGAACCCCCACTGGAAGCCGGAGATGATCGGAGTCCGCCTCAACCAGCGCGGCTGGCTGGAGGAACTGCGGCTATGCTACGGCAAGGACTTCATGCCGGCCCGGTGCGATGCCCGGCAATTGGGGGCCCGGGACAGCGCAGGTGTGAAGATCTGGCGGGGGTTGTGAACGGCCAGGACAGCCCGACTCCGGCTATTTCCTATGGGTTCCTAACAAGGTTATCATACCTACCCAGAGCACCAGAACTGCAAGGCTGGGCAGGATATAGAATCCAATCGCCAAGAGGTAATCTGCTAGCCTGATGGGGCCGACAAGCGCAGCGCCAATCGGAAACAAAACAGTTATGACGATGAAAACGATGGCCGCAGTGGCGGCTACGATGCGGCCCGCCGCTACTGCGCTTCGCTTCGCACTTCGCGAAAACACCAGCGGCAGCAAGTAGAACATACAAATTCCGGCTAGATATGGCGCGGCCTCGCTCAGATAACTTTCGGACACTTTACCGCCGCTCTCTGAAAAACCCGCGCAGCAATTCCGCCGCCTCGCTCTCACCCATGCCGGAATAGACTTCGGGACGGTGCAGGCATTGCGGCTGGTCGAACACCCGGGCGCCGTGTTCCACCGCGCCGCCCTTGGGGTCGCTGGCGGCGTAGTAGAGCGCGGCCAGTCGGGCATGGCTGATCGCGCCGGCACACATCGCGCAGGGCTCCAGCGTGGCCCACAGCTCGCACCCCTCCAGCCGCTCGTTGCCGAGCGCCAGTGCGGCGGCGCGAATCGCCACGATCTCGGCATGGGCGGTGGGATCGTTCGTGGCGCGCGGGGCATTGCGGCCCTCGCCGATCACCGCGCCATCCTTGACCACGACCGCGCCAACCGGCACTTCGCCCGCTGCGGCGGCTTCGCGGGCCAGCTCCAGCGCGCGCTGCATCGGGTGCGGGAGAGGCCAGCGGGTCATAGCTGCCGAGCTAGCGAGCGCGCCCCTCTCGCGCAACTTGCTTGACGATTCGGGATGCCAAGGCTAAGCGCGCCGCTTTCCGGGATACCCCGACAGAAACGCGGGCCTTCGACCTTGGTTGGCGGCCCCCACTGCAAACGGACGAGAAAAACCATGTCGCGCATCTGCGAACTGACCGGCAAGGGTCGCCAGGTTGGCCACAACGTGAGCCACGCCAACAACAAGACCAAGCGGGTGTTCCTGCCCAACCTGCAGAACGTCACGCTGATGAGCGAAAAGCTGGACCGCAGCTTCAAGTTCCGCGTCTCGACCCATGGCCTGCGCTCGGTCGAGCACAATGGCGGTCTCGACAACTGGCTGCTCAAGACCAATGACGAGAAGCTCTCGACCAATGCGCTCAAGGTGAAGCGCGAGCTGAAGAAGGCGGCAGCGGCCGCCTGATTGAGCTGTTATTCTGAAAGGCGCGCCGGGCTTGCCGGGCGCGCCTTTTGCGTGTCCGCCGGCCGCGTGTCGGGTGTCCAGCGCAGGCGGTAGAGCAGGGTCCGCTGCAGCGCGGCGCCATTGTCGTCCGAGATCAGCCACAGCGTCAGAGCGCCATCCGCGCGCGGCTCCACCGCCAGACCTTCGAAATTGTCGGTCGGCAGGTCCAGACCGAAGCGCGCCACTTCCACGCCCCGCCACTGGCCGCCCGCGCGAATCGCGGCCGGATCAGCGATGAGCAACCGGGCGGAGAAGCGCGGCGGGATGACACCTTCGATAGCCCGCAGAAGGATCAGCACCCGCCCGTCAGGCAGTGCCGCCATGTCCGTGGCGCGGTATGGCTTTGGCGGGACGAACGCGAACGATACCGATTCGGCACCATCCACCGGATCGCCCTCGAACAGCAGCGCCGGATAGCCTTCCCCCGCCCACTCCGGTGAGCCCTCACCCAGGATGATAAAACGCCCGTCGGCGAGGCGGGCCATGGCTTCCGGCCCGCGATTACCGAGCCAGCTTTGCATGCCCTCCGGAAGGATCCGTTCCGGGTCCCGCAGGGACAGATCGTGCCTGTCCACGCTGTTGGCCCCCTCGTAGGCAATCCATAGCCGACCGGTCGGCAGATCAATGGTCGCGGCCTCCGCATCGACCTGGCGCTTGTCGCTGATCGCCTCGCCGCCGATCACGCCGAACTGCGGGTCCGGCCCGTTTCGGCCGGGCGGGGTAAAGCGCAGCCAGCGGCCCCGGTCGCTGACCGCCAGCAAGGTGCCGTCGGGCAGGGCAACGAGGCCGGAATAGCCGTGGAAATGGCTGTTGGGGCTGGTCAGATGCCACACCCCTTCGATCATGATCTCCCCCGCCTGCCGGCTGGCCCCTGCCAGTGGTTCCATCCGTAGAATAGGGCGCAGGTCCTCGACCAGGCCCGGCCCGCGCAGCCAGGTGCCGGGCGCCAGGCCAGCGGCAATTACTGCCAGCAGGGCGAGCCGAACAGTCCGACGCATCGCGTTGGTCAGTTCATCGGGCCAGTGAACAGTAGCGGATCAAGCCGTGCGTCGCGCCACTTGAGGCCCCAGTGGAGGTGCGGCCCGGTGGTTCGCCCGGTCGCACCGATATTGCCGATGTACTGGCCCTGGCGCACCACGTCGCCCTCGCGCACCGCCAGCTTCGAGCAGTGCAGGAATGCGCTGTTGAGGCCGTTGCCGTGGTCGATGATCAGCAGATGTCCTTCGAGGCTGAACGGCGTTTGCGCCGCCAGCGTAACCACGCCGTCAGCCGGGGCGACGAACGGCGTGCCGCTGGTGCCGGTGGCGATGTCGATCCCCGAATGGTAGCTGGCCGGCTCGCCCTTGTAGATGCGCTGCGAGCCGAACCGGCCGGAGATCCGCCCCTTGAGCGGCCAGATGAACTGCTGGCGCCAACCCGCTACATCGTGGTCGATGCTGCGGGCGGCGTTGATCCGGGCCAGCTCCGGCCGGCGGCGCTCCATGAATGCCTCGGTTGCTCCGCCCGGCCGGCGAGCGACATTGACATGCTCGATCCGCCACTCGCGCGGGGATACGCTCAGGCTCTCGGTGACGGAACGGCCGTCGGCAAGCTGCGCCACCAGCACGCCCGGCCCGGTGGCATCGCGGTCGAACGCGGCAAAGAAGGTGCCGTCAGGAGCGAGCGGCAGCTTGCGGCCATCGAAGCGGAGCTCGACCGTTCCGGCCGGCGCGATGCCGCGCAACCAGCCGCCCTGGGTGCGCTCCCCTTCGAGCCGGGTGAACCCGGGGGCAGGCCGGTCAGGAAAGGCCGGTTTGGTCACGCCTGCTGGCGTTTCACTGGCGGGGACCACGGAGGTTTCGCTGCGGGCGCTGCCGCATCCGACCAGCGCGGCAAGCAACAGCAAGGCGGGAAATGCGCGCGTCGCCATCAGCTTTCGAGAAACCGCCGGGTGGCGATTTCGGGCGTGGCATAGGCTTCCTGCCGGTCGACTGACCAATAGCGCAGCTCTTCCAGCGGAATCACCGCGCCGCTGACTGCGCAGCGCACGTGTTGCCCATGGCGCAGCACCCGGAACCCGCTCGGTCCGTAGTGCAACTTCGCCTCGCTATTGCCTCGATTCATCAACATCCTGCGTTCCTAGCAGAGCCGGTTCAGCCGAACAAATCATCCTGCCGTGGCGGGGTGCCTTCCGGTTTCCGCTTTGCCCTGACCGGTTCCGTCTTCGCAGATGCCGGTTTGACCGGGCCTGAACCCGATGGCGAATCGGCTGGCATGACAGCCAGCGCGCCATCGGCAAAGGCAAGCTCCAGCCGGGCTTGTGCGGCGGCGGTGGCCCGATCGCGCACCAGCCTGCCCTCGCTATCGCGCACCAGCACGAAGCCGCGCTTGATCGGGGCCGTGGGATCAAGCGAGGCAAGCAGACGTCCGGTTCCCCCAAGCCGCTCAGCATCCCGGCCAAGGCGCTGGGTCAGCAGGGCAGGTGCCAGGCGAACACGGGCAAGCGCGTCGCGCGCGTCGCGGGCCGCCCGTTCCAGCGTGGCAGGCGCCAGCCGCAGCGCGCCGAGCCGCTCGCGCCCGCGCGCTGCCCGGTCGCCCAGCGCGCGGCGCAGGCGCTCGGACAGATCATCGAGCCGCTGGGCTTGCGGTTGCAGCAGCGCCTGCGGTGCGGGCAATCGCCGGGCCCGCACCTCCAGCCGCTCGCGCCCCAGCTGGACCGGGCGCAGGATCGCGCGCTGCTGGCGAGCGCGTAAGTCAGCCAGGGTGGCGGCCAGTTCCGCCCGGACCGGAACCGCCATTTCGGCGGCCGCTGTGGGTGTGGGCGCGCGCCGGTCAGCGGCGAAATCGCAGAGCGTGGTGTCGGTCTCGTGCCCGACCGCGCTGATGACCGGGATCGGTGATGCGGCGACCGCGCGCACCACTGCTTCCTCGTTGAAGCTCCACAGGTCCTCGATCGAGCCGCCCCCGCGTGCGACGATCAGCAGGTCGGGGCGCGGCACGCCACCGAGTTCGGGGCCGCCCTCGGGTATCGCGCCGAAGCCGCGCACGGCCGCAGCGACCTGTTCGGCGGCACCCTGCCCCTGGACCAGCACCGGCCAGACCAGCACGTGGCTGGGAAACCGGTCGGCGAGCCGGTGGAGGATATCGCGGATGACCGCGCCGGTCGGGCTGGTCACCACGCCGATCACGCGCGGCAGGAAAGGCAGGGCGCGCTTGCGGGATTCGTCGAACAGCCCTTCGGCGCCGAGCCGCTGGCGGGTCTTCTCCAGCAGCGCCAGCAGCGCGCCTTCGCCCGCGATTTCCATCGTTTCGATCACGATCTGGTATTTCGACCGGCCCGGATAGGTCGTCAGCTTGCCACTGGCGACCACTTCGATCCCGTCTTCGGGCAGGAACGAGAGCCGCCGCGCCCCGCCGCGCCACATTACCCCGTCGAGCACCGCATTTTCGTCTTTCAGGCAGCAGTAGAGGTGGCCCGAAGCCGCCCGCTTCACGCCTGACAGCTCGCCGCGCAGGCGCACGAAACCGAACCGGTCTTCCACCGTGCGCTTCAACTTCTGCGATAGCTCGGTGACGGTAAGCGGCGCGGCATTGTCCCCTTGCCGCGCGCGCGCTACCAGCCCGCCACTGTCGACGTCATCGGAATCGGAAGCGGCCATGAACATCCTTCTGCTGGGCTCGGGCGGGCGCGAACATGCGCTGGCGTGGAAGCTGGCGCAATCCCGCCTGCTGGCTGGCACTGAGGATAAGCTCTATGCTGCCCCGGGCAACCCCGGGATCGCGGACCATGCAACGTGCGTGGCGCTTGATGTGACCGACCATGGCGGTGTGATTGCCTTCTGCGAAGAGCACCGGATCGGCCTGGTCGTGGTCGGGCCGGAAGCGCCGCTGGTGGACGGGCTGGCCGATTCGCTCCGCGGCGAAGGCATTGCCGTGTTCGGTCCTTCCCGCGCTGCGGCGCAGCTGGAAGGAAGCAAGGGCTTCACCAAGGACCTGTGCCAGCGGGCCGGCATCCCCACGGCCGGGTATGTCCGCACCGCCTCGCTCGAAGAGGCCCGCCGCGCGCTGGGCGGTTTTGCGCCCCCCTATGTTCTCAAGGCCGACGGGCTGGCTGCGGGCAAGGGCGTGGTCATCGCTGACACGCGCGAGGAGGCCGAGGCAGCCCTGGCGGACATGTTCGGCGGCCAGTTCGGTGCCGCGGGTGCTGAGGTGGTGATCGAGGAGTTCATGGCGGGCGAGGAAGCGAGCTTCTTTGCCCTGACCGACGGCGCAACCGTGCTTCCGTTCGGCAGCGCGCAGGATCACAAGCGGGTGGGCGATGGTGATACCGGCCCCAATACCGGCGGGATGGGCGCCTACAGCCCGGCGCGGGTGCTCACCCCCACTCTCCACGGCGAAGTGCTGGAACGGATCATCCTGCCCACGGTGAGGACCATGGCGGAAGAAGGCACCCCCTATTCCGGCGTGCTGTTCGCCGGACTGATGCTGACCGACCAGGGCCCCAAGCTGATCGAATACAACTGCCGCTTCGGCGATCCCGAATGCCAGGTGCTGATGATGCGGCTGGAAAGCGATCTGGGCGAACTGATGTACGCCTGCGCCACCAATGCCCTGGCGAGCCAGCCGCCGGTCCGGCGCTCACGCCAGACCGCGCTGACCGTGGTGATGGCAGCGAGCGGCTATCCCGGCACGCCGGACAAGGGCGGGCAGATCGACCTGGATGCAGCCGAGACGGACGGGGCGAAGGTTTTTCACGCCGGCACTGCCCTTGATGAGCAGGGTGCGTTGGTCGCCAGCGGCGGGCGGGTCCTCAGCGTGACGGCAACGGGCAGCACGGTGACCGAGGCGCAGGCTGCGGCCTATGCCGCCGTCGACAAAATCGATTTCAAAAGCGGATTTTGCCGGCGCGATATCGGCTGGCGGGAAGTGGCGCGGGAACTGGCCGGGGAAGCGGGCTGAGGATCAGCCGTCCGCCTTGCGGTACGGCACGAAGTCCTCGAGGAAGACGACCCCAGTGAAGAAATTGCCGGTCCGGTCATGCGTGGTCACATTGTCAAGTTTGCACAGCTGGCCGGAACTGCCGTACTTTCGGATGACCAGATAATCGTTGTCATCCAGGCTGTCCGGGTTGCGGGTGCGATTGACCCACAGAGTCTTGCCCTGGCGATAGACCAGCGCGGTGCCGTCGATGACCTGCAGGTTGCCGCTGCCGAAGGTGTTGATGCAGCGTTCCGGCTCACCTGCAACGCGGCCTTCGAGCATTTTCGCAAGTTTGATCTCGCCCTTGCTCGGAGCTGGCGCTTCTTCCGCCGAGGCGGGCATGGCCAGCACGGCAAGAGCGGCGAACGGCATCAAGAACTTCATCGGTCAGCCTCCTGTCTGCAAGCGGTCAGTATCACCCGGAGATGAATCGGCCCGCCATGATGATATCATCGCCGGTATGCGATGAACCATCGATGACCGTTCGGCCGAAACTGCAAACTCAGTCCTGCGGGACCCGGAAGGTGCCCGATACACGCCCGCTGCTGGAGCCTGGCCCCTCGCCGGTCACACCGGACGAGCCCGAAGCGCGCCCGTCCACGCTGGAAAACCCGGTCCTCAGGTCGATCACCAGCCGCCCGCCGTTGAGCGTATCACCGCCGCGGCGCAGGCGGACATTGCCCGCCATGGTGATGATCCGCCGGTTGAAGTCGTAAACGGCCACGTCGCCGCTGGCGGCCTCATCGGCCCGGGTGACCTGGACTCCGCCGGTGGCCGTAATCCGCTGGATGCCGAGCGAGCCGGCATCCGAATAGTTGACGATCGTCCGCGCCGAGCGAACGCGCAGGCCGGCCTGCTGAATATCGACGCTGCCGGACAGGACCACGCGGTTCTGCCGGTCCTGCAACTCGATCCGGTCAGCCGCATAGGATACAGGTGCGTTGGAATTGTGCCCGGCGATCGCCTGCGCACCCGCCTGCATCCCGGCAAACAGGGCCAGCCCCCCGGCAAAACCGGCCAGTGCCCAGCGGGGCGCGTGCTTCCAGTGCGTGTTCATTGCGGCATCCTCAGTTGCCCCGGCACCATGCGCAGCCGCGCATTGCCGTCAAGCGTGATGGTTCGTTCCGACAGGTCTGCGGCCAAGCGGTCGGCGGAAAAGGTGCCCGCCGGGATTTCGCCCTCGACACCGCCATCGCCCGTCATGCGCTTCGACCTCAGGTCGATCGAGACATCGCGGGCGACCATGCGGTAACCGTCGGCGGCGGTCAGGCGCACTGGCCCGAACACCCGCATGACCTCGCTTTCGATCGTGTAGGCGCCCGATTCGGCCGAGAGCCTGGCGGGCCCTTCCGCCAGCAAGATCCGCGCGATGAGGTCATACATCCGGACAACCCCCTCGCTGCTCGATCGCTGGACCGCCTGCCCCGCCTGCAGGGAAAAGGGTCGTCCCTGGTCATCCTGCCCGCGATACATGGCGTTGGCGACGGCGAGGCGCTCGTCGATGACCGCCACCTTGTTGCGGTCGAGCAGGAAGCTCACCTCGCCGCGCGGGCTCAGCGGGGTGATGATCATCAGCGCCGCCAGCACGCCCACGCCCATCGGCAGGGCACGGGCGAGAAAGGCAATCAGCCGATCATGGCGCCCGCCGGGCGCGGCCATGTGCTGCCGCGCACTGCGCAGCGCCCGTGCCTGCTCGGTCTCGACATGATCCTCGATCACCATTGCCTTGCTTTGCCAGCCCTAGTCCTGCCTGCCTCATCCTTACATGTGGCTGAAGATATCCTGCTCGGCCCATCCGGCCAGATCGAGCCGGGCCCGGGTAGGCAGGAAATCGAATGCCGCCTGGGCAAGCTCCGTGCGCCCTTCGCGTGCCAGCCGCTCCACCAGGATGGCGTGCATCCGGTGGAGGAAGCGCACGTCGCTGGCAGCATAGTCGCGCTGTGCTTCGTTGATCACGGGCGCGCCCCAGTCGCTGGACTGCTGCTGCTTGGAAATGCTTTCGCCCAGCAGTTCCTCGACCAGGTTCTTGAGCCCGTGCCGGTCGGTATAGGTGCGGGTCAGCTTGCTGGCGATCTTGGTGCAGAATACCGGCGCGGCGGTGATGCCGAGATAATGCTCGATCGCGGCCAGGTCGAACCGGGCGAAGTGGAACAGTTTGAGCCGGGCCGGATCGGCCAGCACGGCCCGCAGGTTGGGCGCGGCATAGTCGCTCCCGACACGGAAGCGGACGAGGTGCTCGTCGCCCTTGCCGTCGCTGATCTGGACCAGACACAGCCGGTCGCGCGCGGTGACCAGACCCATTGTTTCGGTATCGACCGCCACCGGGCCGGGTGCGAGCACGCCTTCGGGCAAATCTTCTTCGTGGAAATGTACAGCCATAGGCCCCAGCCCTTAGGCGCATTGGGGATGGGAGGGAAGGCCCGCTGGCCCGGCGGCAGGCGCGCTGGTATCGGCGCGGGATGAGCGATGCCCTTCCTCCATCCTGGCGCGACGCGCTCGGCCCTGTGCTCGTCACGCCCGAGGCCCGCCGCCTGGGCGGGTGGCTGAAGGCAGAAGAGCAATCGGGCAAGCTGGTCTTCCCGCCGCGCGGCCAGCGGCTGGCGGCGCTCGCCGCAACGCCGCCTGAAGCGGTGCGGGTGGTGATCCTGGGGCAGGACCCGTACCACGGCCCGGGGCAGGCAATGGGGCTCAGCTTCTCGGTTCCGCGCGGGGCGGCCGTGCCGCCGTCGCTCGCCAATATCTACAAGGAGCTGGAGAGCGACCTCGGCTTGCCGCGCCCTGGGCACGGTGACCTGAGCGGATGGGCCCGGCAGGGCGTGTTGCTGCTCAATGCTACCCTGACGGTGGAGGCGCACAAGGCCGCGAGCCACGCCGGCAAGGGCTGGGAGGCCGTCACCGATGCCTGCGTGCAGGCGGTTGCTCAGGGCGGCGCTCCATGCGTCTTCATCCTGTGGGGCAGCCACGCCCAGGCCAAGGCTGCGCGGGTGCCGGAAATCGAGGATGGCGGGCGGCATCTGGTCATTCGCAGTCCGCATCCAAGCCCGTTGTCTGCCTATCGCGGCTTTTTCGGTTCGCGCCCGTTCAGCCGCGCCAATGCCTTTCTCGAGCAGCACGGCCGCGGCACAATCGACTGGCGCATCTGACCGCAAGGCTGGCATCCCGCAGGTGGCCTTGGCGAAGGCCCAACTTGCTGGCACAATCTCGGGACAGGGAGGGACGATGATGACAAGCAGGCTGGGAATGGCATCCCGATTGGGGGGCCGATTGAAGGGTTGCGCAATGGCGCTGGCCTTGGCGGCGCTGCCGGTGCTGCCCGCGCGGGCTGACACCCACGCCGGGGTCGGCGTGGAGCAGGCCGAGGCAGAAGAAGCGGAAGCGTCCCGCCAGCGAGCGGCGCTGGCTGAAGCGATGTCTCTGGGCGGGCTATGGATCGAAACCCAGCGCCGCTATGCGCGGATTCCGGCGATCTCGGTAGCTGTGGTGCGGGGCGAGCAGACCGTCTGGTCGCAGGGCTTCGGCACGATCGACCGGCAGCAGCGCGTGCCGGCCAGTGGCGACACGATCTATTCGATCTGCTCGATCTCCAAGCTGTTCACAGCCGTAGCGGTCATGCAGCAGTGGGAGGAAGGGCGCCTGCGGCTGGACGAGCCGGTCAGCAGCTACCTGCCCTGGGCCACCCTGGCCGCTGACGCGCGTGAAAGCGTGCCGGTCACGCTGCGGGGGCTCCTGACCC encodes the following:
- the nadC gene encoding carboxylating nicotinate-nucleotide diphosphorylase, encoding MTSSTLPGFDLDRFVRETLAEDLGEGLPGGGRDVTSLSVIPADARFSGVMDSRDPIVVAGLPIAEAFFRALDPEMAIELLVGEGEEVPPGTDLMRLEGNARAMLTAERSALNTVQHLSGIATLTQRYVRAMDNPACTLLDTRKTIPGLRILEKYAVRMGGGSNHRMGLWDAAMIKDNHVLVAGSVGEAVRRAVEAGVREIICEVDRLDQIEPALVAGATRLLLDNMEPETLRTAVSLVGGRVPTEASGGINLQTIKAKAATGVNFVSVGRLTQSAPAADIGLDFTAL
- the purD gene encoding phosphoribosylamine--glycine ligase, translated to MNILLLGSGGREHALAWKLAQSRLLAGTEDKLYAAPGNPGIADHATCVALDVTDHGGVIAFCEEHRIGLVVVGPEAPLVDGLADSLRGEGIAVFGPSRAAAQLEGSKGFTKDLCQRAGIPTAGYVRTASLEEARRALGGFAPPYVLKADGLAAGKGVVIADTREEAEAALADMFGGQFGAAGAEVVIEEFMAGEEASFFALTDGATVLPFGSAQDHKRVGDGDTGPNTGGMGAYSPARVLTPTLHGEVLERIILPTVRTMAEEGTPYSGVLFAGLMLTDQGPKLIEYNCRFGDPECQVLMMRLESDLGELMYACATNALASQPPVRRSRQTALTVVMAASGYPGTPDKGGQIDLDAAETDGAKVFHAGTALDEQGALVASGGRVLSVTATGSTVTEAQAAAYAAVDKIDFKSGFCRRDIGWREVARELAGEAG
- a CDS encoding M23 family metallopeptidase, with the protein product MATRAFPALLLLAALVGCGSARSETSVVPASETPAGVTKPAFPDRPAPGFTRLEGERTQGGWLRGIAPAGTVELRFDGRKLPLAPDGTFFAAFDRDATGPGVLVAQLADGRSVTESLSVSPREWRIEHVNVARRPGGATEAFMERRRPELARINAARSIDHDVAGWRQQFIWPLKGRISGRFGSQRIYKGEPASYHSGIDIATGTSGTPFVAPADGVVTLAAQTPFSLEGHLLIIDHGNGLNSAFLHCSKLAVREGDVVRQGQYIGNIGATGRTTGPHLHWGLKWRDARLDPLLFTGPMN
- the xseA gene encoding exodeoxyribonuclease VII large subunit; amino-acid sequence: MAASDSDDVDSGGLVARARQGDNAAPLTVTELSQKLKRTVEDRFGFVRLRGELSGVKRAASGHLYCCLKDENAVLDGVMWRGGARRLSFLPEDGIEVVASGKLTTYPGRSKYQIVIETMEIAGEGALLALLEKTRQRLGAEGLFDESRKRALPFLPRVIGVVTSPTGAVIRDILHRLADRFPSHVLVWPVLVQGQGAAEQVAAAVRGFGAIPEGGPELGGVPRPDLLIVARGGGSIEDLWSFNEEAVVRAVAASPIPVISAVGHETDTTLCDFAADRRAPTPTAAAEMAVPVRAELAATLADLRARQQRAILRPVQLGRERLEVRARRLPAPQALLQPQAQRLDDLSERLRRALGDRAARGRERLGALRLAPATLERAARDARDALARVRLAPALLTQRLGRDAERLGGTGRLLASLDPTAPIKRGFVLVRDSEGRLVRDRATAAAQARLELAFADGALAVMPADSPSGSGPVKPASAKTEPVRAKRKPEGTPPRQDDLFG
- the rpmB gene encoding 50S ribosomal protein L28, whose amino-acid sequence is MSRICELTGKGRQVGHNVSHANNKTKRVFLPNLQNVTLMSEKLDRSFKFRVSTHGLRSVEHNGGLDNWLLKTNDEKLSTNALKVKRELKKAAAAA
- a CDS encoding nucleoside deaminase; the protein is MTRWPLPHPMQRALELAREAAAAGEVPVGAVVVKDGAVIGEGRNAPRATNDPTAHAEIVAIRAAALALGNERLEGCELWATLEPCAMCAGAISHARLAALYYAASDPKGGAVEHGARVFDQPQCLHRPEVYSGMGESEAAELLRGFFRERR
- a CDS encoding esterase-like activity of phytase family protein, whose product is MRRTVRLALLAVIAAGLAPGTWLRGPGLVEDLRPILRMEPLAGASRQAGEIMIEGVWHLTSPNSHFHGYSGLVALPDGTLLAVSDRGRWLRFTPPGRNGPDPQFGVIGGEAISDKRQVDAEAATIDLPTGRLWIAYEGANSVDRHDLSLRDPERILPEGMQSWLGNRGPEAMARLADGRFIILGEGSPEWAGEGYPALLFEGDPVDGAESVSFAFVPPKPYRATDMAALPDGRVLILLRAIEGVIPPRFSARLLIADPAAIRAGGQWRGVEVARFGLDLPTDNFEGLAVEPRADGALTLWLISDDNGAALQRTLLYRLRWTPDTRPADTQKARPASPARLSE
- a CDS encoding ribonuclease D translates to MAVHFHEEDLPEGVLAPGPVAVDTETMGLVTARDRLCLVQISDGKGDEHLVRFRVGSDYAAPNLRAVLADPARLKLFHFARFDLAAIEHYLGITAAPVFCTKIASKLTRTYTDRHGLKNLVEELLGESISKQQQSSDWGAPVINEAQRDYAASDVRFLHRMHAILVERLAREGRTELAQAAFDFLPTRARLDLAGWAEQDIFSHM
- a CDS encoding LptA/OstA family protein, translating into MNTHWKHAPRWALAGFAGGLALFAGMQAGAQAIAGHNSNAPVSYAADRIELQDRQNRVVLSGSVDIQQAGLRVRSARTIVNYSDAGSLGIQRITATGGVQVTRADEAASGDVAVYDFNRRIITMAGNVRLRRGGDTLNGGRLVIDLRTGFSSVDGRASGSSGVTGEGPGSSSGRVSGTFRVPQD
- a CDS encoding DUF2093 domain-containing protein, with protein sequence MLMNRGNSEAKLHYGPSGFRVLRHGQHVRCAVSGAVIPLEELRYWSVDRQEAYATPEIATRRFLES
- a CDS encoding ribonuclease T2 family protein, with amino-acid sequence MRFSVSIGRCLWLSALLGAAPLHAQAYQCRMPERITVPRITPDAGERRVPVTGYTLALSWVPEFCKPREGEPRHAMQCSGSNGRFGLVVHGLWPEGRSTWPQWCRSPRSVSPVEARQNLCMMPSANLVARQWAKHGSCMARTPEGYFKATRILWNSLALPDLDRLSREDGLTAGRLREAFILSNPHWKPEMIGVRLNQRGWLEELRLCYGKDFMPARCDARQLGARDSAGVKIWRGL
- the lptC gene encoding LPS export ABC transporter periplasmic protein LptC; translation: MVIEDHVETEQARALRSARQHMAAPGGRHDRLIAFLARALPMGVGVLAALMIITPLSPRGEVSFLLDRNKVAVIDERLAVANAMYRGQDDQGRPFSLQAGQAVQRSSSEGVVRMYDLIARILLAEGPARLSAESGAYTIESEVMRVFGPVRLTAADGYRMVARDVSIDLRSKRMTGDGGVEGEIPAGTFSADRLAADLSERTITLDGNARLRMVPGQLRMPQ